A genomic stretch from Lathyrus oleraceus cultivar Zhongwan6 chromosome 2, CAAS_Psat_ZW6_1.0, whole genome shotgun sequence includes:
- the LOC127122445 gene encoding uncharacterized protein LOC127122445, translating into MARYLIKARDITNNGNMKVNYFPSSLTKNAFTWFTMLPASSFHYWTHLERLFHEQFYMEQSKISLKELASIKRKFTEPIDEYHNRFRLLKARCFTQVLEHELIKMAAGGLDYSVRKKLDTQYLRHMSQLADRVRQVERLKTKKDRANKNNRRERVAYFDLDGDDHKTYSDFLDFDEREINLAELKQGPPYSCKVLAPSNGKNPIEPEKNDKFPKKTYTFDVIKCDKFFDLLVKDGQMIVPSSAKIPPLEQRKKRSFCKYHNFLGHNTSQCFIFRDLVKNVIRDGRLKFGDRTKSQMKIDLDPLQVVDAHYVKPFVVNMMEVSEAHDRNAMMFETTEGFKQETTKGFV; encoded by the coding sequence ATGGCAAGGTACCTCATCAAGGCAAGAGATATCACAAATAATGGGAATATGAAAGTTAATTACTTTCCCAGTTCACTCACGAAGAatgccttcacatggttcacgATGCTCCCAGCAAGTTCGTTTCATTATTGGACTCATTTGGAAagattgttccatgaacaattttacatggaGCAGTCGAAGATTAGTCTGAAGGAATTGGCTAGCATTAAGCGTAAATTCACTGAGCCAATAGACGAATATCATAATAGGTTTCGTTTGCTAAAGGCAAGGTGTTTTACACAGGTGCTTGAGCATGAGTTAATCAAAATGGCCGCTGGTGGCTTAGATTATTCCGTCAGAAAGAAATTGGACACCCAATACTTAAGGCATATGTCCCAACtggctgatagagttcgacaGGTAGAACGCCTGAAGACTAAAAAGGACAGGGCGAATAAGAATAATAGGAGAGAAAGAGTAGCCTATTTCGATTTAGATGGAGATGATCACAAGACATATAGTGACTTTCTAGATTTCGACGAAAGAGAGATCAACCTTGCTGAATTAAAACAAGGACCACCCTACTCCTGCAAGGTCCTTGCACCTTCGAATGGAAAAAATCCTATTGAACCCGAAAAGAACGATAAGTTCCCCAAGAAAACATATACCTTCGACGTCATTAAATGTGACAAATTTTTTGATTTATTAGTCAAAGATGGCCAAATGATAGTGCCTTCTAGCGCTAAGATACCTCCTTTAGAACAACGAAAGAAGAGGAGTTTTTGCAAATATCATAATTTTTTGGGCCATAATACCTCACAATGTTTTATTTTCAGGGATCTTGTGAAAAATGTAATCAGGGACGGAAGGTTGAAGTTCGGGGACAGGACAAAGTCACAAATGAAGATAGACTTGGACCCATTGCAGGTGGTAGATGCCCACTATGTTAAGCCATTCGTTGTCAACATGATGGAAGTATCTGAAGCCCATGACAGAAATGCCATGATGTTTGAAACCACTGAGGGTTTCAAGCAAGAAACCACTAAGGGTTTCGTCTAA